In Streptomyces ambofaciens ATCC 23877, a single genomic region encodes these proteins:
- a CDS encoding sigma-70 family RNA polymerase sigma factor: MRDDEAAPDQGTVGGLVHRAVDGDEQATHDLLAHVHPLALRYCRTRLSRLPGDARHFVEDLAQEVCVAVLLALPRYKDTGRPFEAFVFAIAAHKVADLQRAAMRHPGSTAVPSDEMPERPDDSLGPEERALLNSDAAWAKKLLANLPENQRELLLLRIAVGLTAEETGQMLGMSPGAVRVAQHRALSRLRALAEQ, encoded by the coding sequence ATGCGTGACGACGAGGCGGCCCCCGACCAAGGGACGGTCGGTGGGCTCGTCCACCGCGCCGTCGACGGGGACGAGCAGGCCACGCACGACCTGCTCGCCCATGTCCATCCCTTGGCGCTGCGCTACTGCCGCACCCGTCTGTCCCGGCTGCCCGGCGACGCCCGGCACTTCGTCGAGGACCTCGCCCAGGAGGTCTGTGTCGCGGTGCTGCTGGCCCTGCCCCGCTACAAGGACACCGGACGCCCCTTCGAGGCGTTCGTCTTCGCCATCGCCGCCCACAAGGTCGCCGACCTCCAGCGCGCGGCGATGCGGCACCCCGGCTCCACGGCCGTCCCGTCCGACGAGATGCCCGAGCGGCCGGACGACTCGCTGGGCCCCGAGGAGCGCGCGCTGCTCAACAGCGACGCCGCCTGGGCCAAGAAACTGCTGGCCAACCTGCCCGAGAACCAGCGCGAGCTGCTCCTGCTGCGGATCGCGGTGGGGCTCACGGCCGAGGAGACCGGCCAGATGTTGGGAATGTCACCCGGTGCCGTGCGCGTCGCCCAGCACCGGGCCCTGAGCCGTCTGCGGGCCCTGGCGGAGCAGTAG